The Medicago truncatula cultivar Jemalong A17 chromosome 4, MtrunA17r5.0-ANR, whole genome shotgun sequence genome includes a region encoding these proteins:
- the LOC11407762 gene encoding uncharacterized protein, protein MPAARYFPPINTLEQKLQIQRRLGGVRSCKYFNLLSSFLSLKIAKTDFDRICIATIGRENITLHNHFLKSILKKASLPKTALPRQNSVQAPLNVKTPNGCNSLQPLCKNLPQSPRKCRTPNLRDRRFRGRPPLAPLRKNNNIGFENSTPKTQEPQIKSTPKIQEPQINSTPKIQELQSNSTPKIQEQPRVTDPQCAGNTLHASVECGKEVGRDSEMTIIKSPKIQERPRYTDPQCAGNTLHASVECGEVDRDSEMTIIESPKIQEQQRDTDPLSAGKRFPVSVEYGKEVDRDSERLAIIRSPIRAPLALPTYGNRAQRLAHNGLPSGIVTNTCESISYLPDTHSLMKRLEHNLETEGCNISADAANVLNKALDVYLKRLIKPCLDLAASKPVNKFSGHIQPGMNYLPQNRSVQQLIGSASASISDFRAAMELNPAILGEDWSLHFEKVCFRASEE, encoded by the coding sequence ATGCCAGCGGCACGGTATTTTCCGCCTATAAACACATTAGAACAAAAGTTACAGATTCAAAGGAGGCTCGGTGGTGTGAGATCATGCAAGTACTTTAATCTTCTCTCAAGTTTTCTCAGTCTCAAAATTGCCAAAACTGACTTTGACAGGATCTGCATAGCAACTATTGGGAGAGAAAATATCACACTTCATAATCATTTCCTCAAGTCAATCTTGAAGAAAGCATCTCTCCCCAAGACAGCCCTGCCAAGACAGAACAGTGTTCAAGCTCCTCTGAATGTGAAAACGCCAAATGGGTGTAACAGTCTTCAGCCTCTATGCAAGAATCTTCCTCAATCTCCTCGAAAATGTAGGACTCCAAATTTGCGTGACCGCAGATTTAGAGGTCGTCCCCCTCTTGCTCCTCTGAGGAAGAACAACAACATTGGATTTGAAAATTCAACTCCTAAAACTCAAGAGCCGCAGATTAAGTCAACTCCTAAAATTCAAGAGCCGCAAATTAATTCTACTCCTAAAATTCAGGAGCTGCAAAGTAATTCAACTCCTAAAATTCAAGAGCAGCCAAGGGTCACAGATCCACAATGTGCTGGAAACACGCTTCATGCGTCTGTGGAATGTGGAAAAGAAGTTGGTCGTGATTCTGAAATGACCATTATTAAGAGTCCTAAAATTCAAGAGCGGCCAAGGTATACAGATCCACAATGTGCTGGCAACACGCTTCATGCGTCTGTGGAATGTGGAGAAGTTGATCGTGATTCTGAAATGACCATTATTGAGAGTCCTAAAATTCAAGAGCAGCAAAGGGATACAGATCCACTATCTGCAGGCAAAAGGTTTCCTGTTTCTGTGGAGTATGGGAAAGAGGTTGATCGTGATTCTGAACGCCTAGCCATTATTAGGAGCCCTATACGAGCACCTCTTGCTCTTCCTACCTATGGTAATAGAGCACAAAGACTTGCACATAATGGATTACCATCTGGTATTGTCACTAATACATGTGAAAGTATTAGTTACTTACCTGATACACATTCTTTAATGAAAAGATTGGAGCATAACTTGGAAACCGAGGGATGTAACATCTCAGCGGACGCAGCCAATGTATTGAATAAGGCACTTGATGTTTACCTCAAAAGATTGATAAAACCCTGTTTAGATTTAGCGGCTTCTAAACCTGTAAATAAATTTAGTGGTCACATCCAACCTGGTATGAACTATTTGCCACAGAATAGGAGTGTGCAACAGCTAATTGGATCTGCTTCTGCATCAATCTCTGATTTTAGAGCAGCAATGGAGTTGAATCCTGCCATACTAGGGGAAGATTGGTCTCTACATTTTGAGAAGGTTTGCTTTCGTGCTTCAGAGGAATGA